Proteins from one Lacrimispora sphenoides genomic window:
- a CDS encoding PHP domain-containing protein: MEERIYLLPREGDFYKANMHCHTTVSDGKLTPEEVKVEYQKRGYQIVAYTDHGKYCPHPELNSKDFLALAGFGADIKNDPMNGVQAEERTFHMNFYDGSPDEMQEEKAGDCGPESQKDGGLGANAYIKKMKQLGFLACDCHPYRSMQNYDDYTRLEGLFAMEIYHYHSDLEGLNGYNPQAYDEMLRCHKEIYCLASDGNKNEYPMGHPLSDSFGGFIKIRARELTYPAVMQALKRGDFYSSMGPEIHSLYIEGKDLVVKTSPVEKIYMKMEGKNCRMKIALKGESLEEARFPLTGREGYIRVVCRSEDGLYANSNAYFLKDLPLKSITEQET; encoded by the coding sequence ATGGAAGAACGGATTTATCTTCTCCCCAGGGAGGGGGATTTTTATAAAGCGAATATGCACTGCCATACAACAGTTTCCGATGGAAAGCTGACACCTGAAGAAGTGAAAGTGGAGTATCAGAAAAGGGGATACCAGATCGTAGCCTATACGGATCACGGGAAATATTGCCCTCACCCGGAATTGAACTCAAAGGATTTTCTGGCCCTGGCAGGCTTTGGGGCAGACATAAAGAATGATCCTATGAACGGAGTTCAGGCAGAAGAAAGAACGTTTCATATGAATTTCTATGACGGCAGCCCGGATGAGATGCAGGAAGAGAAGGCAGGAGACTGTGGACCGGAAAGCCAGAAGGATGGCGGCTTGGGCGCCAATGCTTACATAAAGAAAATGAAACAGCTGGGCTTTCTGGCTTGTGACTGCCACCCATACCGTTCTATGCAGAATTATGATGATTATACAAGACTTGAAGGACTTTTTGCCATGGAAATTTACCATTACCACAGCGACCTTGAGGGATTGAATGGCTATAATCCCCAGGCTTACGATGAGATGCTGCGCTGTCATAAGGAAATTTATTGCCTGGCATCAGACGGCAACAAGAATGAATATCCCATGGGACATCCGCTCAGTGATTCTTTCGGAGGCTTTATAAAGATCAGGGCAAGGGAGCTTACTTATCCGGCGGTGATGCAGGCCTTAAAAAGAGGAGACTTCTACAGCTCCATGGGTCCTGAGATTCATTCCCTCTACATCGAAGGCAAGGACCTGGTTGTAAAGACCAGCCCTGTAGAGAAGATTTATATGAAAATGGAAGGCAAGAACTGCCGCATGAAAATTGCGCTTAAAGGAGAATCATTGGAGGAAGCAAGGTTTCCTTTAACGGGAAGGGAAGGCTACATCCGCGTAGTCTGCCGCAGTGAAGACGGACTGTATGCAAATTCCAATGCATATTTTCTGAAGGATCTGCCTTTAAAATCTATCACAGAGCAGGAGACATAA
- a CDS encoding ABC transporter substrate-binding protein, with product MKLRSALRRGVAFSLAATMVLGTAGCGASDNTKAGADSSKAADTTQKADSDKPYDGVTVKWALTDNAATGAETKEMVDLIKEKTGINVEFFITPTSKAGEMDKVLVSLMAGEEMDIVNRTPLQLEEFYKAAVLEPMDEFAKADNYDMETVYGGQTVKFEDQTYAIPAEKDIWLTYYNKKIFDEANVPYPTAEGWTWEKYVETAQKLNNPDNNVWGSFMSDDVACNYLQANQKGLSPYKADGTANFDDPAYADAMKWFYSLGNELKIQPNCLDLASGTYPYNSFMVNGNIGMYVYGGWVASALSDKEKYPRDWELGILPMPYPEGSEPSSLTITNCYAIPKTSKNKEAAFEAIKTICENKYTLGYGRVPAKILTEDEAKSYIESSLLPKFKDDNLTVEDFMAGWFDNSRLYLNEKIMGTADTTIGQIYTEEGQLYGQGQKSLEDTMKSIQERANEAIKEAE from the coding sequence ATGAAATTAAGAAGTGCATTAAGACGAGGCGTTGCTTTCAGCCTGGCTGCAACGATGGTTTTAGGTACTGCCGGATGTGGAGCATCCGATAATACTAAGGCCGGTGCGGACAGCAGTAAAGCAGCGGATACCACTCAAAAAGCAGACAGCGACAAACCCTACGATGGTGTTACCGTAAAATGGGCACTGACAGATAACGCTGCAACTGGCGCTGAAACAAAAGAGATGGTAGACTTAATCAAAGAAAAGACAGGCATTAATGTGGAGTTTTTCATCACACCTACTTCAAAAGCCGGTGAAATGGACAAGGTGCTTGTAAGCTTAATGGCTGGCGAAGAAATGGACATTGTAAACAGAACTCCGCTTCAATTAGAAGAATTCTACAAAGCTGCTGTTTTAGAGCCAATGGATGAGTTTGCAAAAGCAGATAATTATGATATGGAGACCGTATATGGTGGTCAAACAGTAAAATTTGAAGATCAGACATATGCAATTCCAGCAGAAAAAGATATCTGGCTGACCTATTATAACAAGAAGATTTTTGATGAAGCAAACGTTCCATATCCAACCGCTGAAGGCTGGACATGGGAAAAATATGTGGAGACCGCTCAAAAGCTTAACAATCCTGATAACAATGTCTGGGGCTCCTTTATGAGCGATGATGTTGCATGCAACTATTTGCAGGCAAACCAGAAGGGCTTATCCCCTTATAAGGCAGATGGAACTGCTAATTTTGATGATCCGGCATATGCGGATGCTATGAAGTGGTTCTATAGCCTGGGCAATGAATTAAAGATCCAGCCTAACTGCCTGGATCTGGCTTCCGGTACATATCCATATAACTCCTTTATGGTAAACGGAAACATCGGTATGTACGTATACGGCGGCTGGGTAGCAAGCGCCTTATCTGATAAGGAAAAATACCCAAGAGACTGGGAACTGGGAATTCTTCCGATGCCTTATCCGGAAGGCTCCGAACCTTCTTCCCTGACAATTACAAACTGCTATGCGATTCCTAAGACCTCTAAGAACAAAGAAGCAGCATTTGAAGCAATCAAAACAATTTGCGAAAACAAATATACTTTAGGTTATGGACGCGTTCCTGCAAAGATCTTAACAGAGGACGAAGCAAAATCCTATATTGAAAGCAGCCTGCTTCCTAAATTTAAAGATGACAACTTAACCGTAGAAGATTTTATGGCAGGCTGGTTTGACAACAGCAGACTGTATTTAAATGAAAAGATCATGGGTACCGCTGATACAACCATCGGACAGATCTATACCGAGGAGGGTCAGTTATACGGACAGGGACAAAAGTCACTGGAAGACACCATGAAATCCATTCAGGAAAGAGCGAATGAAGCAATAAAAGAAGCAGAGTAA
- a CDS encoding alpha-L-fucosidase, producing MRLDERLINIVPSDRQVMLQKTEFYAFFHFTVNTFTGTEWGYGTESPEIFNPDQMDADQWIQAIKAAGMKGAILTCKHHDGFCLWPSKYTNHSVKYSPYGNGEGDIVKEVSEACKKAGLKFGIYLSPWDRNQETYGQGKAYDDYFVAQLTELLTGYGDIFSVWFDGACGEGPNGKKQVYDWQRYYDTVRNYMPEACISVSGPDVRWCGNEAGDTRPSEWSVVPADLSVAERIAALSQHTDDPSFRQRVISNMEEDLGSRERLAEEQNLIWYPAEVDVSIRPGWFYHPEEDDKVRSLENLIDIYEKSVGGNTTLLLNIPPMPNGQLHEEDVKRLQELGREINNRYGNNLTEGAEILVKEENEWNAAKSVYKDDYETCYHGNGPKAEFKISWDTPQKISAVILKENILKSQRIEAFEILSMRNGSPVSIYKGTTVGYKKIARFPQIESDMLIIQILDSRIEPVLSFIGIYE from the coding sequence ATGAGATTAGATGAAAGACTTATAAACATTGTACCGTCCGACAGGCAGGTCATGCTGCAGAAAACAGAATTTTATGCATTCTTTCATTTTACGGTAAATACGTTTACCGGAACGGAATGGGGATATGGAACCGAATCACCTGAAATTTTTAATCCTGATCAAATGGATGCAGATCAATGGATTCAAGCGATTAAGGCGGCAGGAATGAAAGGTGCAATCCTTACCTGTAAGCACCATGACGGATTTTGCTTATGGCCCAGTAAATACACCAATCATTCTGTGAAGTACAGTCCTTATGGGAATGGAGAAGGAGATATTGTTAAAGAAGTATCAGAGGCTTGTAAAAAAGCCGGTCTGAAATTTGGCATTTACCTTTCTCCATGGGATCGGAATCAGGAAACCTATGGACAGGGAAAGGCATATGATGATTATTTCGTAGCACAGCTTACAGAACTGCTTACCGGATATGGAGATATTTTTAGCGTATGGTTTGACGGTGCCTGCGGGGAAGGTCCGAATGGTAAAAAACAGGTTTATGACTGGCAGCGTTATTACGATACCGTAAGAAACTATATGCCGGAAGCCTGTATTTCCGTAAGCGGGCCTGATGTTCGCTGGTGCGGCAATGAGGCAGGTGATACCCGCCCCAGTGAATGGAGTGTTGTACCGGCAGATTTATCTGTGGCAGAGCGGATTGCAGCTTTAAGCCAGCATACGGATGATCCCTCTTTCCGGCAAAGAGTCATAAGCAATATGGAAGAGGATTTAGGAAGCAGGGAACGTTTAGCAGAAGAACAGAACTTGATCTGGTATCCGGCAGAAGTGGATGTATCCATAAGACCAGGCTGGTTTTATCATCCGGAAGAGGATGATAAAGTCCGGTCTCTGGAAAACTTAATTGATATTTATGAAAAATCCGTAGGGGGGAATACAACACTTCTTTTGAATATTCCCCCGATGCCAAACGGTCAGCTTCATGAGGAAGATGTAAAAAGGCTTCAGGAACTGGGCAGGGAAATAAATAATAGATATGGGAATAACCTGACAGAAGGAGCTGAAATTCTGGTCAAAGAAGAAAATGAATGGAATGCAGCTAAAAGCGTATATAAAGATGATTATGAAACCTGTTACCATGGAAACGGTCCAAAGGCAGAATTTAAGATTTCCTGGGATACGCCCCAAAAGATTTCAGCAGTTATTTTAAAAGAAAACATATTAAAAAGCCAGAGAATTGAGGCTTTTGAAATTTTATCAATGAGGAATGGAAGCCCTGTCAGCATATATAAGGGAACTACCGTCGGCTATAAAAAAATAGCCCGCTTTCCTCAGATAGAATCAGATATGCTGATTATACAAATTTTAGATTCAAGGATTGAACCCGTCCTTTCGTTTATTGGTATATATGAATAA
- a CDS encoding glycoside hydrolase family 88 protein codes for MQTKETLETYEAITVEEAHHALDHVVARIRNNISKFYDSFPGASSVNQIYPATENNDWTNGFWTGQLWLAYEQTKEAAFKEAALYQVPGFRERLIKRIVVDHHDMGFLYTPSCVAAYKLTGDMLARETALMAADNLMGRFQDKGEFFQAWGTLGDPKEYRLIIDCLLNMPLLFWASEETKDSKYRETALRHIRTSMNYVVREDSSTYHTYYFDPETGNPVRGVTAQGYRDGSIWARGQAWGIYGSAIAYKYCPDPMYLESFRKITACFLEHLPKDLVPYWDFDFTDGSGEPRDSSSAAIAACGMLEMAKYLEPEEAKDLLQQAKRLIKALTKHCLYHSGENTNGILLHSTYAKSSPYNTVMDSGVDECTLWGDYFYTEALVRIIGQWKVYW; via the coding sequence ATGCAGACAAAGGAAACACTTGAAACATATGAGGCGATCACCGTAGAGGAAGCGCATCATGCGCTGGATCATGTGGTTGCCCGCATTAGAAATAATATTTCAAAATTTTATGATAGTTTCCCGGGGGCAAGCAGTGTAAACCAGATATATCCTGCCACAGAAAACAATGACTGGACCAATGGATTTTGGACCGGACAGCTGTGGCTTGCATATGAACAGACAAAGGAGGCGGCTTTTAAGGAAGCCGCCCTTTATCAAGTCCCAGGCTTTAGGGAACGGCTGATCAAAAGAATTGTAGTAGACCATCATGATATGGGCTTTTTATATACCCCCTCCTGTGTGGCTGCCTATAAACTTACTGGTGACATGCTGGCAAGGGAAACTGCACTGATGGCAGCAGACAACCTGATGGGACGTTTTCAGGATAAAGGAGAATTCTTTCAGGCCTGGGGAACTCTGGGGGATCCTAAGGAATACCGGTTAATTATTGATTGTCTTTTAAATATGCCGCTATTATTTTGGGCGTCTGAGGAAACGAAGGATTCAAAATACCGTGAAACTGCACTTCGCCATATTCGAACCAGCATGAACTATGTAGTCCGTGAAGACTCTTCTACATACCATACCTATTATTTTGACCCGGAGACTGGAAATCCGGTTCGCGGAGTAACGGCTCAAGGGTATAGAGATGGTTCCATATGGGCCAGAGGCCAGGCGTGGGGTATCTATGGTTCTGCAATCGCTTATAAATATTGTCCAGATCCAATGTATCTGGAAAGCTTTCGAAAGATCACAGCGTGTTTTCTGGAGCATTTACCAAAGGATCTGGTTCCTTATTGGGATTTTGATTTTACCGATGGCAGTGGGGAACCGAGAGATTCTTCTTCCGCAGCAATAGCAGCCTGCGGTATGCTTGAGATGGCAAAATATCTGGAACCGGAGGAAGCAAAGGATCTGCTTCAGCAGGCAAAACGTTTAATAAAAGCACTGACAAAGCACTGTTTATACCATTCCGGCGAAAATACCAACGGAATATTGCTCCATTCCACCTATGCCAAAAGTTCTCCCTATAACACGGTAATGGATAGCGGAGTTGATGAATGTACCCTGTGGGGGGATTACTTTTATACAGAAGCGCTTGTACGGATCATAGGACAGTGGAAGGTTTACTGGTAG
- the gnpA gene encoding 1,3-beta-galactosyl-N-acetylhexosamine phosphorylase, which translates to MEKKLTGRVTVPTDVDMIQETKEIANRWGADALRDCDGTNMPDELKKMPVKIYSTYYTTRKDNEWANENPDEVQQVYLMTEFYTAMEEGELRIPLMKHLYKDQLKPNTLHDIKRWWEVVDRTTGEPLAASAWGYDENTQEVIISNPERYHDYTVSFLAFIIWDPVHMYNFITNDWQDVEHQITFDVRQPKTQDHVIEKLKLWMEENPDSNVVRFTTFFHQFTLVFNEYAKEKFVDWFGYSASISPYILEQFEKEVGYPFRPEYIIDQGYHNNTNRVPSKEFRDFQEFQQREVSKLMKVLVDICHDCGKEAMMFLGDHWIGTEPFGEYFKNVGLDAVVGSVGNGTTLRLISDIPGVKYTEGRFLPYFFPDVFCEGGDPIKEAKVNWVTARRAILRKPVDRIGYGGYLKLALEFPDFIQYIEEVCDEFRLLYENVGGQSPYSHFKVGVLNSWGKIRSWGTHMVAHAIDYKQTYSYAGVLEALSGMPFDVEFLSFEDVIADPDVLKKCKVVINVGDAYTAPSGGTYWTNPKVTSAVKAFVAQGGGLIGVGEPSACEYQGRYFTLANVLGVNKEVGFSMSTDKYNWEEHSHFITEDSSEAIDFGEGMKNIYALSDAEILKKEGEDVQMAVNQFGDGRSVYISGIPYSFENSRMLYRAIFWAAGMEQEMKKWYSSNYHVEVNYYPATGKYCIVNNTYEPQETVIYDGNGQACSMQLKANDILWFSF; encoded by the coding sequence ATGGAAAAAAAACTTACCGGAAGAGTCACTGTTCCCACGGATGTGGATATGATTCAGGAGACAAAGGAGATTGCCAATAGATGGGGAGCCGATGCTCTGCGGGATTGTGACGGAACGAATATGCCGGATGAGCTTAAGAAGATGCCCGTTAAGATCTACTCCACCTATTATACCACCAGAAAGGACAACGAATGGGCAAATGAAAACCCGGATGAGGTCCAGCAGGTATATTTGATGACGGAGTTTTACACGGCAATGGAAGAGGGAGAGCTTCGCATCCCGCTTATGAAGCATCTGTATAAAGATCAGTTAAAGCCCAACACCCTTCACGACATCAAACGCTGGTGGGAGGTAGTGGACCGTACAACAGGAGAGCCTTTGGCTGCAAGTGCATGGGGATATGATGAAAATACCCAGGAGGTCATAATCTCCAATCCGGAGAGATATCACGATTATACGGTAAGTTTCCTGGCGTTTATTATCTGGGATCCAGTTCATATGTATAATTTTATTACCAACGACTGGCAGGATGTGGAGCATCAGATCACTTTTGACGTGCGCCAGCCAAAAACCCAGGACCATGTAATTGAAAAATTAAAACTCTGGATGGAGGAAAACCCGGACAGCAATGTAGTACGCTTTACAACGTTTTTCCATCAGTTCACTCTTGTATTTAATGAATATGCAAAAGAAAAATTCGTTGACTGGTTTGGATACAGCGCCAGTATCAGCCCTTATATTTTAGAGCAATTTGAAAAAGAGGTGGGCTATCCCTTCCGTCCGGAATATATCATTGACCAAGGCTATCATAACAATACCAACCGGGTGCCCTCTAAGGAGTTCCGTGATTTCCAGGAATTTCAGCAGAGAGAGGTATCAAAGCTCATGAAGGTTCTTGTGGATATCTGCCACGATTGCGGTAAGGAAGCCATGATGTTCTTAGGAGATCATTGGATCGGTACGGAACCATTTGGAGAGTACTTTAAAAACGTAGGACTGGATGCGGTTGTGGGAAGCGTGGGCAACGGCACCACCCTTCGCCTGATTTCCGATATTCCGGGAGTAAAATATACAGAAGGCCGCTTTTTACCTTATTTCTTCCCTGATGTATTCTGTGAAGGCGGCGATCCGATCAAGGAGGCAAAGGTAAACTGGGTAACAGCAAGGCGGGCTATCTTAAGGAAACCGGTAGACCGGATTGGATATGGCGGATACTTAAAGCTGGCTTTGGAATTCCCTGATTTTATCCAGTATATAGAAGAGGTCTGCGATGAATTCCGCCTTCTTTATGAAAATGTGGGGGGACAAAGCCCGTACAGCCACTTTAAGGTGGGAGTGCTGAATTCCTGGGGAAAGATCCGTTCCTGGGGAACTCATATGGTAGCCCATGCCATTGATTATAAACAGACCTATTCCTATGCCGGAGTGCTGGAAGCCTTAAGCGGAATGCCGTTTGATGTGGAATTCTTAAGCTTTGAGGATGTGATCGCAGATCCGGATGTATTAAAGAAATGCAAGGTAGTCATCAATGTTGGCGATGCCTATACGGCTCCCAGCGGCGGAACCTATTGGACCAATCCTAAAGTCACCAGCGCTGTAAAGGCCTTTGTTGCACAGGGCGGCGGATTGATCGGAGTGGGAGAGCCGTCTGCCTGTGAATATCAGGGCAGGTATTTTACCCTGGCTAATGTGCTGGGCGTAAATAAAGAAGTGGGCTTTTCTATGTCAACAGATAAATACAACTGGGAAGAACACAGCCATTTTATTACAGAGGATTCCTCCGAAGCCATTGATTTCGGGGAGGGGATGAAGAACATCTATGCTCTTTCCGATGCAGAGATCTTAAAAAAGGAAGGGGAAGATGTCCAGATGGCTGTCAACCAGTTTGGAGACGGAAGAAGCGTATATATCAGCGGAATCCCCTATTCCTTTGAGAATTCCAGAATGCTTTACCGTGCAATCTTCTGGGCTGCAGGCATGGAGCAGGAGATGAAGAAATGGTATAGCAGCAACTATCATGTAGAAGTCAATTATTATCCGGCTACCGGCAAATATTGTATCGTAAACAATACGTATGAGCCTCAGGAAACCGTGATTTATGACGGAAATGGCCAGGCTTGCTCCATGCAGTTAAAGGCAAATGATATTTTGTGGTTTTCATTTTAA
- a CDS encoding carbohydrate ABC transporter permease, with product MKSKKKSIKIALTVFILLIGLASNFPFLFMISSSFKVSGEVMKFPWHLIPDNPTLMNFKALFTNGIYNFQKWYVNTVVMTALTIAIKIFFVSFTAYGFARIKFRGKDVIFLILLSAMMIPSDIMIIPRYMIFKNLHILDSMWALILPSCVDVYFVFLLRQSFISIPDSISEAAKIDGCSHLRIYWKIIFPLAKPAIATMALFSFTWSWNDYMGPYLYISTMDKQMLSVGVKLFSSGLIQDYGAQMAAATVVLLPILVAFLFCQKFFIEGVASSGVKG from the coding sequence TTGAAAAGCAAAAAGAAAAGTATAAAGATAGCACTTACAGTATTTATCCTGTTGATCGGGCTGGCGTCAAATTTTCCGTTTCTGTTCATGATCTCCTCTTCCTTTAAGGTCAGCGGAGAAGTCATGAAGTTTCCATGGCATTTAATTCCGGATAACCCCACCTTGATGAACTTTAAAGCATTGTTTACAAATGGCATTTATAACTTTCAGAAATGGTATGTTAATACGGTGGTCATGACGGCTCTTACCATTGCGATCAAGATATTCTTTGTCAGCTTTACGGCATATGGATTTGCAAGAATTAAATTCAGGGGAAAAGACGTAATCTTTCTCATACTCCTGTCAGCCATGATGATCCCCAGCGACATTATGATCATACCGAGATACATGATCTTTAAAAATCTACATATTCTGGATAGCATGTGGGCGCTGATCCTGCCAAGCTGTGTGGATGTGTATTTTGTATTCCTGCTGCGCCAGTCCTTTATTTCGATTCCGGACTCCATCAGTGAAGCGGCAAAAATTGACGGCTGCAGCCATTTGCGGATTTACTGGAAAATCATTTTCCCATTGGCAAAACCGGCCATTGCTACCATGGCTCTGTTTTCCTTTACCTGGTCCTGGAATGACTATATGGGGCCGTATCTGTACATATCAACCATGGATAAGCAGATGCTGTCCGTTGGAGTGAAGCTGTTCTCCTCCGGACTGATCCAGGATTACGGAGCTCAGATGGCAGCAGCAACGGTAGTTCTTTTGCCGATTTTGGTTGCTTTCCTATTCTGCCAGAAATTTTTCATCGAAGGTGTTGCTTCCTCCGGTGTAAAGGGATAA
- a CDS encoding carbohydrate ABC transporter permease, with protein sequence MNKEIKPISKTKEKTSLAQKKEDRYGWLFISPYLIFFTVFTGIPFVIAVVMSFLNVKYITRLDNLKFVGLQNFIKIFTNKEILNSLLRTFQYSLVYVPVIMILGFVLAFMLNNGIYMKKAMRSMVFMPYVSNMVAVAVIFKVLLGNNSPMIIALRNMGFNPPLLLQSLKLALPTVAMISVWKSVGLNMVVYLGALQEVPSELLEAAQIDGATKWQRIRNIIIPMISPTTFFLLISSIIGSFQNFTCIQALTEGGPGQATTVMAVNIVRTAFTKYETSLASAMAFVMFVIVMIVTLIQWRGQKKWVNY encoded by the coding sequence ATGAACAAGGAAATAAAACCAATATCCAAAACAAAAGAAAAGACATCACTAGCCCAGAAAAAAGAAGACAGGTATGGGTGGCTGTTTATTTCCCCCTACCTGATTTTTTTCACTGTATTCACCGGCATTCCTTTTGTCATTGCAGTTGTAATGTCATTTTTAAACGTGAAATATATTACAAGGTTGGATAACCTTAAATTTGTAGGGTTACAGAACTTTATAAAAATATTCACTAACAAGGAGATCTTAAATTCCCTGTTAAGAACCTTTCAATACTCCCTGGTTTATGTGCCGGTTATCATGATCCTTGGGTTTGTGCTGGCATTTATGCTGAACAATGGGATCTATATGAAAAAAGCAATGCGCTCCATGGTGTTTATGCCTTATGTGTCCAACATGGTGGCAGTAGCCGTAATTTTTAAGGTTTTGCTTGGGAATAACAGCCCCATGATCATTGCTCTAAGAAATATGGGATTTAACCCGCCGCTGCTTTTACAGAGCTTAAAGCTGGCTCTTCCCACAGTAGCCATGATATCCGTATGGAAGAGCGTGGGTCTTAACATGGTGGTATATCTTGGGGCTTTGCAGGAGGTGCCCTCCGAGCTCCTAGAGGCGGCGCAGATCGACGGAGCAACAAAATGGCAGAGAATTCGCAACATTATTATACCGATGATTTCTCCTACCACCTTTTTCCTCTTAATAAGTTCCATTATTGGTTCCTTCCAGAACTTTACCTGCATACAGGCCCTTACCGAGGGTGGTCCGGGACAGGCGACCACGGTTATGGCCGTAAATATTGTCCGTACTGCATTTACGAAATATGAGACAAGTCTGGCAAGTGCAATGGCTTTTGTCATGTTTGTGATTGTTATGATCGTAACACTGATCCAGTGGCGCGGGCAGAAAAAATGGGTTAATTATTAA